Genomic segment of Sebastes umbrosus isolate fSebUmb1 chromosome 22, fSebUmb1.pri, whole genome shotgun sequence:
TAAAAAGCCCTCCATGAATTCAAACTTGTATGAATTTGTATTTGCGCAGTAGTAAGTAGCGGAGTCTGAAAGTTGCACATATAAGATCTTCAAGTGAATTTTACCAGTGCTGGCTTCCACTTCAAAGCGTTGATCGTTCTTAAATTCACCATTCAAAGTAGCATCTTTATCATGCTTGTAGAATTTAGACACCAGCTGCGGTTTTTGTCCGAAAGCTTGTTTATACCAGGAAAACATCACCGCTACACTATCTTCATAGAAACATTCCAAAGTCACGTTTTCACCGATGCTGACAGATACGAAACGTAAAGGTGATGATAGTTTAGGAGCTGTCGTATCAGCTGAGGAAAAAATGGAAACAACACAATTAACTTAATACCATGACTGGGAGAATATTGTAGCACAGAATAAATATTGCAAAAACATTCGAAGAAAAAGCGACAAAATGAACTTAACAAAAGCTACAACTTACCCATTGTTCTCAAGAGCAGACATGACAAATACAAAGCAAACATTGGAGGTGTCATCTTGTTGATATTGCCGTGGACACTTGAGAGGATCTCTAGACGCCCTTGCTTTTCAGAGACAAGACTGTGTTTGATTGGCCAATCAGAGATGACTCTGAATGATCACATGGTCGGTGTCCCTTGATTTTTGGCTTTTGAGAAAGAATTTTCTTGAATAATGGCAGGTTATCAGGACTCATTTTGGAAATTGGATACAAAATGTATAATGTGGGCATTGTAACCTTTAGcagtgctaacagtgttaacctgggggggcaCCAGAGGTTGGGCACTACACTCCCACGATGAAGCTgtgggtcgggacggcgttatcagctgtaactgccataAAGTATAAGCTAGTGGGGCACACACACtgggactcacatgcactagtGCCTATTCCACACTACAAGattttcaaagtcgtcagattgCTGTACTCTTCACTGTAActaacttgctgtcttgtaatcgggagtctttaagttgttgtggttttcacactacatgtctTACCAGCGACAGGGGGTCAcgcactacaagatctttcagcGGAcggaactgaacaaactgaagtgaactgaacaaactgaattttgatcgtttgttgtttattgctaatctttcagatttaaacccaatgctataagggaacgtTATGTTGTTATGCACGTTATAACGTGCGAAGCTGCAGGTTTCAAGGTGGAAACCTGTTTCCAGGTGGTAACCTGCGCTGCTCTGCAGCAAAAGCTTGACTGGGGAGACTCACACTCACCTggcggtaaagatcaaagtaaatGCCCTACAtgtattgaccgtcatcttttcttgtaaaatgtccggtgtaatcaaTAACATCGgtgttgtcacgagtttattatccggtgggaaaatttcctcaccatcACATCCCTATTGGACGGTGGATTCTTTCATCTACCAGTCCCCTTGGCCGGTGAGTCAAAGGTAATTTCGGACACGGACGGTAAATGATGTGATACGATATgcaagacacattgctgatgttgtctttggcacgtgttcacaaaatagcctgttacCACtggttgcaaatgcaacacatacagtgagTTCCTATtattacaggcgacccctcctcccccaggtttcaCCTCAACCCATGTCTTGcgttctcattggctgtagctcgtagCTGGAGTCCCCCTGTCCAGATATTTAGCTATGCTAGATATAGGCTACACAGAGCAAAGCATGTTGACTTCATCTTGGGGCCAGAATATACCCGCCTACCAagacaccactacaccactgccaTCAGCTGTGCTAACTTTAATAATGGTTCTCCCAGTTACACAGTCCTAGTCAAGGCGTATATGAAGGTGTTCGAGGTCAGACTTGTACTATGAAGATGCTTAAAGACGCTGGCAGAGCTGAGTCAAAAATACATTCTAAAAAAACCTCTACATCCTGCTGGAAACCACCAACGCTGCTGCAATGAAAGAGATGCACAGTGAAAGCATGGGGATAAAGGTCAACAGGTCTCAGTAAAATGACGGCTTCATCTCTGCATTAACAGCAGAACACAGAGCCAAAATGCTAGTTGAACATAGTGACTTCATTTACCATGCTATTTTATAGAAGACTTTGTCCAACTTAGGCACAGGAAGCAAAGCCTGATTACTCCGCCCTGTTCTTTGACATTCCCAACATACCTCACCAAGACCTGGTCAACTGGCCTATTCTGACAACACTGTGACAAAAATGACTGGAACTGCAGAGAAGATCCATGTCTCTTTCATCTCTCTATGTTAAGTCTAGCAACATtatagcctagcttagcataaatgcTGGAagcaaggggaaacagctagtcttCCAACAATCCCTAAACTGTCTTTTTTACGTGTCATATTAGCTAGCAAACTACATCCATACTGTCAGCCGTACCTCCAAGAACCACTGGTCATATTCGATGTTGGTGCTTGAAACTGGCAAACCCAACAGGACGAGTTTTTTGATGCTACACACAGTCATTGCAACCTGCTATTTGACaataagggtgtaagaaaatattgatacatgtatatcgcgatattatgttgtgcgatactgcattgattctccaaaacactgcattgatttttaattcACTTCTTAAAAAACTAACGGCCTATTTGACCTTCCAGAGAGgcttcagtcggttgcaatctgcaacctcactgccagatcctacacactgctcctttaaagaagtgggtttttttagatgttttttgaaAATCAACATACTCAGCTGATCTGATGAGAGGTGGGAGATTTTTCCAAAATCTGTGATGCTGAGACACCAAAAGTGCAGTCACCTCTGGTTAGCATGTTGTATAGCCAAAAGGTTTTGGTGGAGTGGCATATCAGTGGTGTAACGGCTTAGTAGCTCGGAAATGTAGGCAGGAGCCAGGCCATGTGGTGGATTGAACCAATTTATTGACCTGGTGTTCGAATTTCAATTGAGGGTGAACTTTAACAGCAAGGTTCCTACAGTTACGTTTGACATAAGGGCAAAGTGGGCCGATACACTGGAGTAGTATTTACCACATTGGCGGGTCTTGTTGTCACCCTGGCTCTGATGTTTCTGAGCACACTACCACTGCTTGAAGGAGTCAGACATGCTGGGTGTTTGTAATGCCGTACCGATTGTGTCCCACTGACTCTGAGATAGTGTTGCTGAGAGTTTGATGTGCTTAAGTAACCACAAACAAGAACCAAATAACGCATCTTGTGTGAGGGGGGAAActtactttctctctctcgtatCTGAGCTCACAGGCGCCACAGACatcacttgtgtgtgtttgtgtgtttgtgcattgttGACTACAAGTATAGCGTGAGTGGAAATCACATCAAAGAGACCTGGTTTAACTGTAGCTGAGGGAACGTGTTTAATTGGTGCTTTGCAAGGTAAATCTTTACATTCAGTACATGGAGGTGAAATCTGACTAAATTGTCACTTCTAGtaacacaaatgaaacatgtccaGTTCTACTGCTTTATACCAGAGTACACACATTCACTCCCGTTGTCGTCTCTCTGTCTCGTTGATCTGGTGGCCCTGTTCACCCTTACAGCAGCATAATGGAGGCTGTCTGCATCTTGGCAACCctggtaacaaaatatgaaatagTTAATTGCCATAATAGTATACGTCTCATGACTTGAAAGTATTGAAAACAGCATCACTAACATCTGTACAGtctaattaaaatgcaaaaataattttctactatataattttattatatttttttatgtcaagcggtggacaaaataacagaaacacgcccaaaaataatgcaatacaaaacaacaacagcaccaactTCAGTCTTGAGCGATGATCATCAGTCCTCATAAGGGTATGTAGTTcttattgcaatatattgaactgGATATTTTACAGGTGATactctctcttcctcatctCTGTTTTCTGGCTTTGAATCACTCACCTCTGCATTGGGAGCCGAAGCAGCTGGAGATCTGGCCTGAGAGTCTggttttgaaaaaacaaaacagaaaaacttcTTTAAAATGCACTATGGTGAGAAGGCCAATTCTCATTCACTTCGTTTCTGCCTTCTTTATTATTGTATACATTGAATCAAAtgtaaatactagggctgtcaaagtcaacgcgatactaatgcgttaacgcaaatttgttttaacgccactgatttcttcaaTGCATTAAGTTGTAAGCAAGGTCAGCTtcaaagcaagagtgaagatcCATCCAAGAGTGAATCCATCGGTagcaaccatgtcaaactagcctgtcgagaaggaggttaaataaggctccaaagttacgctaaattttagcgaggaaaaactggcatggccattttcaaaggggtcccttgacctctgacctcaagatatgtgactattatgctaaatgcaatacctgtgagggtttctggacaatatttgtcattattttgtgttgttaattgatttctaataatacatgtatacatacatttgcataaagcagcatatgtgcccactcccatgttgataaaagtattaaatacttgacaaatctccctttaaggtacattttgaacagatacaaaatttgattaatttgcgattaatcacgattaactatggacaatcatgctattaattgcgattaaatattttaatcgattgacagccttagtaaaTATCACTTTAACCTACCTGTGCATTGGCAGCTGTTTGTCttgtacattttatatattgtgCAAGCCAGGAAAACAACCAGGATGGTGGTGAATGCCAAAGCTCCACTCAAGAAATTCACCAAGACAAGAGAGTCTTCCTCATCTGCAGATGAACATGAGGACACAGAGCTTTCAGGggtttttttcatcaaatttgatCACAAAGTATCCATCACTATTTAACAAAGGTATGTTCCTCACCTTTAAAGTCCAGCTTGGTCCCGTTTCCAAACAGTATGTGTCCACATGAGGCAACAGCACAGTAGTAGGTCCCAGCATGAGACTGGTTCAGGCTCTTTATTGGCAGGTTGTagacacaggtgtgtgtttgtgtgttggtttTCTTCTCACACTGATCATTCCTGCCTCCTTGGGTGTAAATGAGTCCTGCATGAGATTCTTCAGAGTTTCTGAACCAGTAAACACTGTGTTCTCCATCACAGGTCCcagtgtgtactgtacagtTCAGAGTCACAGAGCCTCCTGGCTGGACGGTCTCAGATGCTGACTGCTGGACCAAAGCTGGGACGTTCAGACCTGAACCCTTTACGTGGACAATAGCGCCCTCTGCAAATTCATACTCGTGTGAATAGCCAATTATGCAGTAGTAAGTAGCGGAGTCTGAAAGTTGCACATATAAGATCTTCAAGTGATTTTTACCAGTGCCGGCTTCCACTTCAAAGCGTGGATTGTTCTTAAATTCACCATTCAAAGTGGCATCTTTGTCATGCTTGTAGAATTTAGACACCAGCTGCGGTTTTTGTCCGAAAGCTTGTTTATACCAGTAAAACATCACCGCTACACCATCTTCATAGAAACATTCCAAAGTCACGTTTTCACCGATGCTGACGGATACGAAACGTAAAGGGGATGATAGTTTAGGAGCTGTCGTATCAgctgaggaaaaaaaggaaacaacacAATCAACTTAATACCATGACTGGGAGAATATTGTAGCACACAAAAAGTATTGCAAAAACATTCGaagaaaaagtgacaaaatgcaCTTAACAAAAGCTACAACTTACCCATTGTTCTCAAGAGCAGACATGACAAATACAAAGCAAACATTGGAGGTGTCATCTTGTTGATATTGCCGTGGACACTTGAGAGGATCTCTAGACGCCCTTGCTTTTCAGAGACAAGGCTGTGTTTGATTGGCCAATCAGAGATGACTCTGAATGATCACATGGTCGGTGTCCCTTGATTTTTGGCTTTTGAGAAagaattttcatgaaaaatggCAGGTTATCAGGACTCATTTTGGAAATTGGATACAAAATGTATAATGTGGGCATTGTAACCTTTagcagtgttaacctgggggggaaccagaggtTGGGCACTACACACCCACGATGAAGCTGTGGGTCGGGACGGCTTTgtcagctgtaactgccataAAGT
This window contains:
- the LOC119482125 gene encoding uncharacterized protein LOC119482125 isoform X2, whose protein sequence is MFYWYKQAFGQKPQLVSKFYKHDKDATLNGEFKNNPRFEVEAGTGKNHLKILYVQLSDSATYYCIIGYSHEYEFAEGAIVHVKGSGLNVPALVQQSASETVQPGGSVTLNCTVHTGTCDGEHSVYWFRNSEESHAGLIYTQGGRNDQCEKKTNTQTHTCVYNLPIKSLNQSHAGTYYCAVASCGHILFGNGTKLDFKDEEDSLVLVYFLSGALAFTTILVVFLACKTYTMYKTNSCQCTDSQARSPAASAPNAEGYQDADSLHYAAVRVNRATRSTRQRDDNGSECVYSSIKQ
- the LOC119482125 gene encoding uncharacterized protein LOC119482125 isoform X3 is translated as MFYWYKQAFGQKPQLVSKFYKHDKDATLNGEFKNNPRFEVEAGTGKNHLKILYVQLSDSATYYCIIGYSHEYEFAEGAIVHVKGSGLNVPALVQQSASETVQPGGSVTLNCTVHTGTCDGEHSVYWFRNSEESHAGLIYTQGGRNDQCEKKTNTQTHTCVYNLPIKSLNQSHAGTYYCAVASCGHILFGNGTKLDFKDQLNSLVLVYFLSGALAFTTILVVFLACKTYTMYKTNSCQCTDSQARSPAASAPNAEGYQDADSLHYAAVRVNRATRSTRQRDDNGSECVYSSIKQ
- the LOC119482125 gene encoding V-set and immunoglobulin domain-containing protein 1-like isoform X4; its protein translation is MTPPMFALYLSCLLLRTMADTTAPKLSSPLRFVSVSIGENVTLECFYEDGVAVMFYWYKQAFGQKPQLVSKFYKHDKDATLNGEFKNNPRFEVEAGTGKNHLKILYVQLSDSATYYCIIGYSHEYEFAEGAIVHVKGSGLNVPALVQQSASETVQPGGSVTLNCTVHTGTCDGEHSVYWFRNSEESHAGLIYTQGGRNDQCEKKTNTQTHTCVYNLPIKSLNQSHAGTYYCAVASCGHILFGNGTKLDFKDEEDSLVLVNFLSGALAFTTILVVFLACTIYKMYKTNSCQCTDSQARSPAASAPNAEGCQDADSLHYAAVRVNRATRSTRQRDDNGSECVYSGIKQ